One region of Flavobacterium sp. GSB-24 genomic DNA includes:
- a CDS encoding M15 family metallopeptidase → MNCFSKLLCVFLFGTASLQAQNEAYTDISESQISDTTFVNLRDYSNDFIYDMKYATEDNFLKAKVYDCAECMLRLKTVKALIAANTDFLKKGYRIKLFDCYRPLDIQKKMWEIVSNPEYVADPKKGSIHNRGGAVDISLVDINGQEVDMGTSFDFFGIQASHNFKQLSKEILSKRAYLKKVMIKNGFNSFDSEWWHYNLKAGLKDKVANQKWKCD, encoded by the coding sequence ATGAATTGTTTTTCAAAACTTTTATGCGTTTTCCTTTTTGGTACCGCATCTTTACAAGCACAAAACGAAGCCTACACAGATATTTCTGAATCACAAATTTCAGATACAACATTTGTCAATCTAAGAGATTACAGTAATGATTTTATCTACGACATGAAATACGCAACCGAAGATAATTTTCTAAAAGCAAAAGTATATGATTGTGCCGAATGTATGCTGCGTTTAAAAACGGTCAAAGCTTTAATTGCGGCCAATACTGATTTTCTAAAAAAAGGCTATAGAATCAAATTATTTGATTGTTACAGACCTTTGGATATCCAAAAGAAAATGTGGGAGATTGTGTCGAATCCAGAATACGTTGCAGATCCAAAAAAAGGCTCCATCCATAATAGAGGAGGAGCCGTAGATATTTCTTTGGTAGATATAAATGGACAAGAAGTCGATATGGGAACTTCTTTTGACTTTTTCGGAATTCAAGCGAGCCACAATTTCAAACAGCTTTCAAAAGAAATCCTTTCAAAAAGAGCTTATCTGAAAAAAGTTATGATTAAAAACGGCTTTAATTCTTTTGATTCAGAATGGTGGCATTATAATTTAAAAGCGGGTTTAAAAGATAAAGTTGCCAATCAAAAATGGAAATGTGATTAA